In Lathamus discolor isolate bLatDis1 chromosome 15, bLatDis1.hap1, whole genome shotgun sequence, the genomic stretch CACACCCGGGGCCCCCCGCTGCTGATTGGTGGAGGAGTCCCCGTCCCGCCTTTTGGAGGGCACGATAGGCGGAGCGGGTCGGCCGCGGTGTTTCGGCCAATAGGAAGGAGCGGTGTTGGCAGGTGTCGCGCcggccatggggctgctgcGGGAGCTGGCCCGCGGGCTGGTGCGGGGCGCGGACCGCATGTCGCCGTTCACCAGCAAGCGCGGGCCCCGCACGCACTACAAGGGCCGCGGCGCCCGGCGGGCCGGGGTGCTCACCCCCGGCAAGAAGTTCATCCGCATCCCGGAGATGGTGCCGGAGTTCATCGTCCCCGACCTCGCCGGCTTCAAGCTCAAGCCGTACGTGTCGTACCGCGCCCCCGAGGGCTCCGAGCCGCCCGCCACGGCCAAGCAGCTCTTCACCGAGCTGGTGGCTCCGCGCATCGAGAAGGACGTGAAGGACGGCACCTTCGACCCCAACAACCTGGAGAAGTACGGCTTCGAGCCCACGCAGGAGGGCaagctcttccagctcttcCCCAAGAACTACATGCGGTAGGCGAGAGCGGCGCCGCCCGGCGGAGCACGACCCGCAGCGGCACCAGGACGGGACTCCTCCGGACACCGGCCATTAAAAGCAAACCCTTGCTCCTCGGTCTGTCTGCAGTGTCTGATATGCATTGCGGAGGGCGGGGGGAGGCAGTTGGTGCTTATCTCCCATCGTGGCGTGTCCTGAGCCGCTGGGGGGAGCGGGAGGCGGCTTCTCTCCGGGTTGCTGAGACATCAGCACTTCCTTCGCGGCAGGAGGTCCTGCCTcggggagcagggagggcacAGCTTGTCCCCTAGGGGAGCGTGGGGCTCCCCGCCTATGGggagcagggtgctgctgccacTCGCACCgagcagcagccacaggcagTGGGAACTTGTCGATGGACTGACCCCTGTCCATGCCCTCGACTCCCTGTCAGGAGGGAGACCTGCAGCTCGTGATGAGCTTTTCCAAGTGTAAAGCTTTCCTTTAGAGTAACTCAAGATGTAGTTCATGGCTACGTTGAATGCCTGGTCCTTAGGGCAGCTGCTTGAGGCTACAGAGTAACTGACTATGTGAAGAGTAGCCCAGGAATTGTATTTTTGGATATAAATTCCTGGCAGAGTCTTCCTGATCATCAAATTAAGTGGATACAAGTGAGGTATAACTGTGGTGCAGTGGTTTAATGTAGAAACTGCTGAGTTCTAAATGTTTAATGTCATTGGAAAGAACATGTTTTcttagaatcccagcctggtttgtgtcagaagggaccttaaatctcctccagctccaacccctgccacgggcagggaccccttccactggagcagcttgctccaagcccctgtgtccaacctggccttgagcactgccagggatggggcagccacagcttctctgggtaccctgtgccagcgcctcagcaccctcacagggaagagcttctgcctaagagctcatctcagtctcccctcgggcaggttcaagccattccccttggcctgtccctacaggcccttgtcccaagcccctctccaggtttcctgcagcccctttaggcactggagctgctctcaggtctccccttcaggagccttctcttctccaggctgacccagcccagctctctcagcctggctccagagcagagctgctccagccctcgcagcatctccatggcctcctctgcacttgctccaagaagtccatgtccctcttgtgctgttgccccagagggGTTCATTCATCTGTAAGCCCATCAGAG encodes the following:
- the MRPL41 gene encoding large ribosomal subunit protein mL41; the protein is MGLLRELARGLVRGADRMSPFTSKRGPRTHYKGRGARRAGVLTPGKKFIRIPEMVPEFIVPDLAGFKLKPYVSYRAPEGSEPPATAKQLFTELVAPRIEKDVKDGTFDPNNLEKYGFEPTQEGKLFQLFPKNYMR